In Streptomyces sclerotialus, one genomic interval encodes:
- a CDS encoding ANTAR domain-containing protein, whose amino-acid sequence MVERQVPLQKLLDDLQSAITSGRERTWAARCAHALGLEGIAVSLLRGAELVWFSDEISARLEDVQFTLGQGPGLSADFGFDAVPYQVPEVHGLDAEQWPQFVIEAEKLGVEAVFVWPVRVGSASIGTLTGYRTSPGPLTERQAADGLLVADVLAGQVLAWQPQAPASDDGPGTTGTVDLHRVEVHQATGVLSVRLGVPVAEALLRLRAQAFAAGRPLHEVAREIIDEALPT is encoded by the coding sequence ATGGTGGAAAGGCAGGTCCCGTTGCAGAAGTTGCTGGACGACCTGCAATCGGCGATCACCTCCGGGCGGGAGCGGACATGGGCGGCACGTTGTGCGCATGCCCTGGGGCTGGAGGGCATAGCGGTCTCCTTGCTGCGTGGGGCCGAACTGGTGTGGTTCAGCGATGAGATCAGCGCGCGACTGGAGGACGTGCAGTTCACCCTGGGCCAGGGCCCGGGGCTGTCCGCGGACTTCGGCTTCGACGCGGTGCCCTACCAGGTGCCGGAGGTGCACGGGCTCGATGCGGAGCAGTGGCCGCAATTCGTCATCGAGGCCGAGAAACTGGGCGTCGAAGCGGTGTTCGTCTGGCCGGTGCGCGTCGGATCGGCGTCCATCGGGACGCTGACGGGGTACCGGACCAGCCCGGGGCCGCTGACCGAGCGGCAGGCGGCGGACGGGTTGCTGGTGGCCGATGTGCTGGCCGGTCAGGTGCTGGCCTGGCAGCCGCAAGCACCCGCCTCCGATGACGGTCCGGGGACCACGGGAACGGTCGACCTGCACCGGGTGGAGGTGCACCAGGCCACCGGCGTACTGAGCGTACGGCTGGGCGTGCCGGTGGCCGAGGCGCTCCTCCGGCTCCGGGCGCAGGCGTTCGCGGCCGGCCGGCCCCTGCATGAGGTCGCCCGGGAGATCATCGATGAGGCACTGCCGACGTAG
- a CDS encoding ANTAR domain-containing protein has product MSREEQIAQTFVELADTFVDDFDVIDFLHQLTVRCKGILTITDAAVLLAWPGRRLYSPAPCDPSPALNRLLDVALEQGPALQAYRTATAAPHGNLARAPDHWQDFITHARDAGYGTAHALPLRLRQDTLGSLLLLGTTAEPLPPADLVLAQAFADAAAIGLLHSRALRHAETVNEQLHTALHSRIVIEQAKGILAAQRRTTLNHAFDTMRRHARHHRILLTTVAHSIIDTGRLPDPSSSPRGDTPPTRDPSTSME; this is encoded by the coding sequence GTGAGCAGGGAAGAACAGATCGCGCAGACCTTCGTGGAACTCGCCGACACCTTCGTGGACGACTTCGACGTCATCGACTTCCTGCACCAGCTGACGGTGCGGTGCAAGGGAATCCTCACCATCACCGACGCCGCGGTACTGCTGGCCTGGCCCGGCCGGCGCCTCTACAGCCCCGCTCCCTGCGACCCCAGCCCCGCGCTGAACAGACTCCTGGACGTCGCCCTGGAGCAGGGCCCCGCCCTGCAGGCCTACCGCACGGCCACCGCCGCCCCCCACGGCAACCTCGCACGCGCTCCCGACCACTGGCAGGACTTCATCACCCACGCCCGCGACGCCGGCTACGGCACCGCCCACGCCCTCCCGCTACGACTACGCCAGGACACCCTCGGTTCCCTGCTGCTCCTGGGCACCACCGCCGAGCCGCTGCCCCCGGCAGACCTCGTCCTCGCCCAGGCCTTCGCCGACGCCGCCGCCATCGGCCTGCTGCACTCCCGCGCCCTGAGGCACGCCGAAACCGTCAACGAACAACTCCACACTGCACTGCACAGCCGCATCGTCATCGAACAGGCCAAAGGCATCCTCGCCGCCCAGCGCCGCACCACCCTCAACCACGCCTTCGACACCATGCGTCGCCACGCCCGCCATCACCGCATCCTGCTCACGACCGTCGCGCACAGCATCATCGACACCGGCCGGCTCCCCGATCCGTCCTCCTCGCCCCGAGGGGACACCCCGCCCACTCGCGATCCGAGCACTTCCATGGAGTAG
- a CDS encoding STAS domain-containing protein produces MRRLPLYADALLRIWPTTDPPGLRLKGQVDMTNQTALLGHLLALDGESPHITVDLSEVTFFSFPALHALVTYAELLEPDRRLILHTRTSDVAQMLTACGWDRPEIPLTLLEEDRGE; encoded by the coding sequence GTGCGTCGTCTGCCGCTCTACGCCGATGCGCTGCTGCGCATCTGGCCCACCACCGACCCTCCGGGCCTGCGCCTGAAGGGCCAGGTCGACATGACCAACCAGACCGCCCTCCTCGGCCACCTGCTCGCACTCGACGGCGAATCGCCACACATCACGGTGGATCTGAGCGAGGTGACCTTCTTCAGCTTCCCCGCGCTGCACGCCCTGGTGACCTACGCCGAGCTCCTGGAACCCGACCGGCGCCTGATTCTGCACACAAGGACCTCGGACGTCGCCCAGATGCTGACCGCCTGCGGCTGGGACCGGCCCGAGATCCCCCTGACTCTGCTGGAGGAGGACCGCGGTGAGTGA
- a CDS encoding DEAD/DEAH box helicase yields MNRTARTTADSSLSHSGAGGSGRDSRRPQGTARRGGPSRSATARHPRQGRATGAPQEFALPVTHTAPLPAVDTFAGLDMPDRLKTTLRAHGMSAPFPIQAATLPDALAGRDVLGRGRTGSGKTLAFGLALLARTAGQRAEPRSPLALVLVPTRELAQQVTAALTPYARALRLRLTTVVGGMSIRRQARDLQTGSEVVVATPGRLKDLIERGDCRLDRVAITVLDEADQMADMGFMPQVTCLLDQVRPEGQRLLFSATLDRNVDLLVRRYLTDPVVHSVDPSAGAVAAMEHHLLHVQRADKQATTTQIAAREGRVIMFLDTKHAVDRLTSDLLAVGVRASALHGGKSQSQRTRTLAGFRSGHTNVLVATNVAARGIHVDNLDLVVNVDPPSDHKDYLHRGGRTARAGESGTVVTLVLPGQRRGMNRLMSDADITAQETRIHPGEADLSRITGAQAPSGIALTAADTQPPERTGTARQARRSRPARQRRRS; encoded by the coding sequence ATGAACCGCACTGCTCGCACCACCGCCGACTCCTCCCTCTCGCACAGCGGCGCCGGCGGCTCCGGCCGCGACAGCCGCCGCCCGCAGGGCACCGCTCGCCGGGGTGGACCTTCCCGCTCGGCCACGGCCAGGCACCCCCGACAGGGACGCGCCACAGGCGCCCCGCAGGAGTTCGCCCTGCCGGTCACCCACACCGCGCCCTTGCCGGCTGTGGACACGTTCGCCGGCCTCGACATGCCCGACCGCCTGAAGACCACGCTCCGCGCCCACGGCATGAGCGCTCCGTTCCCGATCCAGGCCGCGACGCTGCCCGACGCGCTGGCCGGCCGGGACGTGCTGGGCCGCGGCCGTACGGGCTCAGGCAAGACCCTCGCCTTCGGTCTCGCCCTGCTGGCCCGCACCGCAGGGCAGCGAGCCGAGCCGCGGAGCCCGCTGGCGCTCGTCCTCGTCCCCACGCGGGAGCTGGCACAGCAGGTAACGGCCGCGCTCACCCCCTATGCCCGCGCGTTGCGGCTGCGGCTCACCACGGTGGTCGGCGGTATGTCGATCCGCCGTCAGGCACGCGACCTGCAGACCGGCAGCGAGGTGGTGGTCGCCACGCCGGGCCGGCTCAAGGACCTCATCGAACGCGGCGACTGCCGACTGGACCGGGTGGCCATCACGGTCCTGGACGAGGCCGACCAGATGGCCGACATGGGCTTCATGCCCCAGGTGACCTGCCTGCTCGACCAGGTACGCCCGGAGGGGCAGCGCCTCCTGTTCTCCGCCACCCTGGACCGCAACGTCGACCTCCTGGTCCGCCGCTACCTGACCGATCCGGTGGTCCATTCCGTCGATCCCTCCGCGGGCGCGGTCGCCGCCATGGAGCACCACCTGCTGCACGTACAGAGGGCCGACAAGCAGGCGACGACCACGCAGATCGCCGCCCGTGAGGGACGCGTGATCATGTTCTTGGACACCAAGCACGCGGTGGACCGGCTCACCAGTGACCTCCTGGCGGTCGGGGTACGCGCCTCGGCCCTGCACGGCGGGAAGTCGCAGTCCCAGCGCACCCGCACCCTCGCCGGTTTCAGGTCCGGCCACACGAACGTGCTGGTGGCTACCAATGTCGCGGCCCGCGGCATCCACGTCGACAACCTCGACCTCGTCGTCAACGTCGACCCGCCGAGCGACCACAAGGATTACCTGCACCGCGGCGGTCGCACTGCCCGCGCCGGCGAGTCGGGCACCGTGGTGACCCTCGTTCTCCCGGGACAGCGCCGCGGCATGAACCGCCTGATGTCGGACGCCGACATCACCGCACAGGAAACCAGGATCCACCCGGGCGAAGCCGACCTGAGCCGGATCACCGGCGCCCAGGCACCCTCGGGCATCGCCCTGACCGCCGCAGACACCCAGCCCCCCGAGCGCACCGGCACCGCGCGGCAGGCACGGCGCAGTCGCCCTGCCCGACAGCGGCGCCGCTCCTGA
- a CDS encoding cold-shock protein, whose translation MATGTVKWFNAEKGFGFIEQEGGGADVFAHYSNINAAGFRELLEGQKVSFDVTQGQKGPQAENIVPA comes from the coding sequence TTGGCTACTGGCACCGTGAAGTGGTTCAACGCGGAAAAGGGCTTCGGCTTCATCGAGCAGGAGGGTGGCGGCGCTGACGTGTTCGCCCACTACTCGAACATCAACGCCGCCGGCTTCCGTGAGCTGCTCGAAGGCCAGAAGGTGAGCTTCGACGTCACGCAGGGCCAGAAGGGCCCGCAGGCGGAGAACATCGTTCCCGCCTGA
- a CDS encoding MerR family transcriptional regulator: MTADNPLDRLDDDDYPAYTMGRAAEMLGTTPAFLRAIGEARLITPLRSEGGHRRYSRYQLRIAARARELVDQGTSIEAACRIVVLEDQLEEAKRINEELRHSAAQPHRPSDA; encoded by the coding sequence ATGACAGCAGACAATCCGCTCGACCGTCTCGATGACGACGACTACCCCGCCTACACCATGGGCCGCGCCGCCGAGATGCTCGGCACCACCCCCGCCTTCCTGCGGGCCATAGGCGAAGCCCGCCTGATCACTCCGCTGCGCTCCGAGGGCGGCCACCGCCGCTACTCCCGCTACCAGCTGCGCATCGCCGCCCGTGCCCGCGAACTGGTCGACCAGGGCACCTCCATCGAGGCGGCCTGCCGCATTGTCGTTCTCGAAGACCAGCTCGAAGAGGCCAAGCGCATCAATGAGGAACTGCGCCACTCCGCCGCCCAGCCCCACCGCCCAAGCGACGCCTGA
- a CDS encoding ATP-binding protein, producing MKSTKVTTRPPAPASTVLQGDSAAGVQRARQATRAFADSLTPRPDPATADTLVLVVSELVTNALRHGGGHYTLQLSAGPETLDVAVSDPSPASPQERAPDLDEGGGFGWNLVRHLTHTLIITHDTGPGHGKTIHARILRQELSRTRGTP from the coding sequence ATGAAGAGCACGAAGGTCACCACCCGCCCGCCGGCCCCCGCCTCGACCGTGCTGCAAGGGGACAGCGCGGCCGGCGTCCAGCGCGCCCGTCAGGCCACGCGCGCCTTCGCCGACAGCCTCACGCCCCGCCCCGATCCCGCGACGGCCGACACTCTGGTCCTGGTGGTGTCCGAACTGGTCACCAACGCGCTGCGCCACGGCGGCGGCCACTACACCCTTCAGCTCTCCGCCGGGCCCGAAACGCTGGACGTGGCCGTCAGCGACCCCAGCCCCGCATCCCCTCAGGAACGCGCCCCGGACCTGGATGAAGGCGGCGGCTTCGGCTGGAATCTGGTCCGCCACCTCACCCACACCCTGATCATCACCCACGACACCGGGCCCGGCCACGGCAAAACCATCCACGCCCGCATCCTCCGCCAGGAGCTGTCCCGTACACGCGGAACACCGTGA